TCGGATGATGAGTCGGCACCATGGCGCGACTGGCGAACCAGGGACATGACGTGCTCGGCACGGTCCGGGTAGTGCGCTTCCAGCCAGTCCTTGAACAGGCCGGCCACCTCGCCTGGCAGGCGCAGGAAAATGTAGGCCGCGCGGGTGGCGCCGTGGGCGGCGGCAGCCTCCAGCAGCGACTCGAGTTCGTGGTCGGTGATCGCCGGGATGACAGGTGCCAGCAAGGCAGTGACCGGAATGCCGGCGGCGCTCAGCTCTTCCATCAGGGCAAGTCGCGTGGTGCCGCTGCTGGCACGCGGCTCGAGCCGTCGCTTCACTTCATTGTCCAGCGTGGTGAGGCTGATCGCCACGCTGGCGAGATCGTGGGCGGCGAGATCTGCCAGCAAGTCGATGTCGCGGCGGATCAGGCTGCCCTTGGTAATGATGGTGACCGGATGACGGGTCTCCACGAACACCTCGAGGATGCCGCGCGTCAGGCGGCAGGTTTTCTCGACGGGTTGGTAGGGGTCGGTATTGGCGCCGAGATTGATGATGCGACAACGGTAGCCGGGCCTTGCCAGCTCCTCCCGCAGCAAGCGGACGCTGTCCGGCTTCTGGAACAGGATGGTTTCGAAATCCAGCCCCGGGGAAAGATCGACGTAGGCATGGGCCGGCCGGGCGTAGCAATAGATGCAGCCATGCTCGCAGCCACGGTACATGTTGATGGACTGCTCGAAGGGCACATCCGGCGAATTGTTCCGACTGATAATGCTGCGCGCCCGCTCGATGCGCAGCTCGGTCGCGACGCTGTCCACGGGTGGTGCCGGATCGCGCTCGACCGTGGTGCTCGCATAGCGGCTGGCGGGCCTGGCGCCCGTGCCACGCCCGCGGGGTGAAGCCTGGCTGTTGCCTTTCGAATTCATCCGGTGATTCTGCGCCCGGCGAGACGCGGGCTCAAGCCGGTGCTGCGCGCGGCCCTGCCGGTCGCCTGGCCAACTGGTAGACTGTACTGGCACATCAACGGAGGGAAGCGACATGGGCTGGTTCAAGCGTGACAATGACGACCTGGCAAGGGACCTTGCCGATGACGTGTCTGGCGAAGGCCGCATCAGCCGACGCTTGCTGCGCAAGCTCCAGCTTGGCGGGGCCTCGGGAGCCATCGTCCTGTTGCTGGTCCTGATGCTGGCACTTGGCTGGTACTGGTCGCGCAGCCCGGACGTGTTCTGGGTCAGCGACAGCATCGACGGCAGGCAGGCGCCGGTGGGCTATGCCAGTGCCGATGCGGCCATCAAGACCATGGGCACCTTGCTGGACAAGCCTGGCGGCTGGCTGTCGAACGACGTCACGCCACCGTCGATCGTGCTGGATAACATCCCGAACTTCGAATACGGCGCACTGGTGCAGATCCGCGACTACACCCGCACGCTCCGCAACGATTTTTCGCGTTCGCAGTCGCAGTCCATCGAAGACCCGGACCTGTCGGTGGCCGACCCGGCCTTCCACTTCAACCATGATTCCTGGATCCTGCCGCGCACCGAGGCCGAGTACCGCAAGGGCGTCAGGGCGCTGGAACGCTACCGCACGCGCCTGGCCGAGGGTGATGCCGCCTTCTACGCACGCGCCGACAACCTGCGGCAATGGTTGTCCATCGTCGAGAAGCGCCTCGGTGACCTGTCGCAACGGCTGGCGGCAAGTGTCGGCCAGCGTCGAGTCAACACGGCACTGGCCGGTGACCCCAGCGCCACATCTGCCACACCCAGCGATGGCGATCTCAACGTCAAGACGCCGTGGCTTCAGATCGACGACGTGTTCTACGAAGCACGCGGCAGTGCCTGGGCACTGACGCATTTGCTGCGTGCTGCCGAGCTGGATTTCAAGGATGTGCTGAAGGACAAGAATGCCGAGATCAGCCTGCGCCAGGTCATTCGCGAACTGGAATCCACCCAGCAGACACTGATGTCGCCCATCGTGCTGAACGGTTCCGGCTTCGGCATGTTTGCCAATCACTCGCTGGTGATGGCCTCCTACCTGTCGCGTGCCAATGCGGCCGTCATCGACCTGCGGGAATTGCTCGACCAGGGCTGACGGCTGTTTGCAGCCACAAAAAAAAGCCCGGCAATGCCGGGCTTTTTTCATGCCACGAGCAACGTGGCTGATGGTGCCGATCAGGCAGCCTGCTTCCATTCCATCGGTGCAAGCTCGTCGTCCAGCGGCGTGTCGGCGATGTGGTTGGTGTAGTTCGACAAGGTCTTCATCGTTACACCCAGGATCACCGCGAGCACGTGCTGCTGCTCGTAGCCGGCATCGAGAAAGGCCTTGATGGTGTCGTCGGACACCCAGCCACGCTGGTCGACCACGGCGGCCGTGAACTGGCGCAGCGCCTCCAGCTTGTCATCGCTGTCGATGGCCTTGCCGTCTCGCAGCGCATCGATGATGTCGTTGTCGAGGCCGGCCGACCTGGCACCGCCGGTGTGCGCTGCCATGCAGTAGCCGCACTCGTTCAGGCGGCTGGCCGTGAGCAGCACGACCTGGCGTTCCTTTGCGTCGAGACCGGACTTTGCGATCAGGCCATCAAGCGTGGCGTAGGCCTCCAGCACCGCCGGGTTGTGGGACATCACGCCGAACAGGTTCGGCAGGAAGCCCATGCTCTTTTCGAGCTTGCCGAGCGTTTCGCGGGCGGCTTCAGGGGACTGATCAATGGTGTTGGGATGGAGAATATCCATATCGAGCACCTCCTAGGTCATCCGGAGGAGAATTGCGACGGGACTTCCGGAGAAATCCGCCGACCTGCCGCGCTGACAGGGTTTTTAGTTCGATCTCGGACTATGTTAACGAGACTGGAGAAAAAAATCAAATGGGAACAATGAGTTAGCTCACATGTTGGCGGCGCGCTTGACCCGAACCTTGGGGTTTTCGCCAATCCAGCGAATGAAATCGCGGTTGGAAATCGGCCTCGATATGAGGTGTCCCTGGACCTCGTGGCAGCCCTGGCGCGACAGGAAGAAAAGCTGTTCGAGCTGCTCGACACCCTCGGCGATCACGTCAAGTTTCAGGGCGTGGGCCAGGGCGATGATGGCGCTGGCAATGGCCGCATCGTTGGCATCGTCGATGACATCGCGCACGAAACTCTGGTCGATCTTCAG
The Gammaproteobacteria bacterium genome window above contains:
- a CDS encoding PA0069 family radical SAM protein, giving the protein MNSKGNSQASPRGRGTGARPASRYASTTVERDPAPPVDSVATELRIERARSIISRNNSPDVPFEQSINMYRGCEHGCIYCYARPAHAYVDLSPGLDFETILFQKPDSVRLLREELARPGYRCRIINLGANTDPYQPVEKTCRLTRGILEVFVETRHPVTIITKGSLIRRDIDLLADLAAHDLASVAISLTTLDNEVKRRLEPRASSGTTRLALMEELSAAGIPVTALLAPVIPAITDHELESLLEAAAAHGATRAAYIFLRLPGEVAGLFKDWLEAHYPDRAEHVMSLVRQSRHGADSSSEFGERMRGSGVIADLLAQRFRLACRRLGLAQGEVRDLATDKFRPPSRGGQQDLF
- a CDS encoding DUF2333 family protein, with the protein product MGWFKRDNDDLARDLADDVSGEGRISRRLLRKLQLGGASGAIVLLLVLMLALGWYWSRSPDVFWVSDSIDGRQAPVGYASADAAIKTMGTLLDKPGGWLSNDVTPPSIVLDNIPNFEYGALVQIRDYTRTLRNDFSRSQSQSIEDPDLSVADPAFHFNHDSWILPRTEAEYRKGVRALERYRTRLAEGDAAFYARADNLRQWLSIVEKRLGDLSQRLAASVGQRRVNTALAGDPSATSATPSDGDLNVKTPWLQIDDVFYEARGSAWALTHLLRAAELDFKDVLKDKNAEISLRQVIRELESTQQTLMSPIVLNGSGFGMFANHSLVMASYLSRANAAVIDLRELLDQG
- a CDS encoding carboxymuconolactone decarboxylase family protein, with the translated sequence MDILHPNTIDQSPEAARETLGKLEKSMGFLPNLFGVMSHNPAVLEAYATLDGLIAKSGLDAKERQVVLLTASRLNECGYCMAAHTGGARSAGLDNDIIDALRDGKAIDSDDKLEALRQFTAAVVDQRGWVSDDTIKAFLDAGYEQQHVLAVILGVTMKTLSNYTNHIADTPLDDELAPMEWKQAA